A single region of the Gossypium arboreum isolate Shixiya-1 chromosome 12, ASM2569848v2, whole genome shotgun sequence genome encodes:
- the LOC108478810 gene encoding vascular-related unknown protein 1 isoform X1, which yields MEDYSINSSIHKSAISKDDSVEESGWTAYFEDFSNHQQQKDSYSYSFDCDSSLISDAATAWKSPHNIDHHHHVFPKKLRFKKTRTKEIYEEDDSLEDTASSPVNSPKVSDELKPNDMNPRKREDQAHSSLGKETATDIQIEEENKLKFRYGKNDCTELNKRGLCLVPFSMLANYLGQYH from the exons ATGGAAGATTACTCTATCAATTCATCTATACACAAATCTGCTATTTCTAAGGACGACTCAGTTGAAGAAAGTGGCTGGACTGCTTATTTTGAAGATTTCTCAAATCATCAGCAGCAAAAAGATAGTTATTCTTATAGTTTTGATTGTGATTCTTCCTTGATCTCAGATGCTGCTACTGCATGGAAATCACCCCACAATATTGACCATCATCACCATGTTTTCCCCAAGAAATTAAGGTTCAAGAAAACAAGAACTAAAGAGATTTATGAGGAGGATGATTCTTTGGAGGATACAGCAAGCTCACCTGTCAACAGtcccaag GTTAGTGATGAGTTGAAACCAAATGATATGAATCCTAGAAAGAGAGAAGACCAAGCCCATAGTTCTCTG GGGAAGGAAACTGCCACAGACATACAGATTGAAGAAGAAAACAAATTGAAATTTCGTTATGGGAAGAATGATTGTACAGAGTTAAACAAAAGAGGGTTGTGTTTAGTTCCTTTCTCAATGTTAGCTAACTATCTTGGTCAATACCATTAA
- the LOC108478810 gene encoding vascular-related unknown protein 1 isoform X2: MEDYSINSSIHKSAISKDDSVEESGWTAYFEDFSNHQQQKDSYSYSFDCDSSLISDAATAWKSPHNIDHHHHVFPKKLRFKKTRTKEIYEEDDSLEDTASSPVNSPKGKETATDIQIEEENKLKFRYGKNDCTELNKRGLCLVPFSMLANYLGQYH, encoded by the exons ATGGAAGATTACTCTATCAATTCATCTATACACAAATCTGCTATTTCTAAGGACGACTCAGTTGAAGAAAGTGGCTGGACTGCTTATTTTGAAGATTTCTCAAATCATCAGCAGCAAAAAGATAGTTATTCTTATAGTTTTGATTGTGATTCTTCCTTGATCTCAGATGCTGCTACTGCATGGAAATCACCCCACAATATTGACCATCATCACCATGTTTTCCCCAAGAAATTAAGGTTCAAGAAAACAAGAACTAAAGAGATTTATGAGGAGGATGATTCTTTGGAGGATACAGCAAGCTCACCTGTCAACAGtcccaag GGGAAGGAAACTGCCACAGACATACAGATTGAAGAAGAAAACAAATTGAAATTTCGTTATGGGAAGAATGATTGTACAGAGTTAAACAAAAGAGGGTTGTGTTTAGTTCCTTTCTCAATGTTAGCTAACTATCTTGGTCAATACCATTAA